The Sphingomonas sp. KR3-1 genome contains a region encoding:
- the rimP gene encoding ribosome maturation protein RimP — MANIADITKLIEPEAKALGLALVRVKMFGGTSDPTLQVMAERPDTRQLTIDDCADLSRRISDVFDALEEAGKDPFDHAYRLEVSSPGIDRPLTRAQDFEDWKTHEARLNLVEPLEDGRKQLTGDLIGAEGDMISIDVRKYKVVSVPFGAIADAKLLMTDRLIAATAPLSSAGADEFQYQAPTEGADEYEAEEND, encoded by the coding sequence GTGGCGAATATTGCCGACATCACCAAGCTGATCGAACCCGAAGCCAAGGCGCTCGGGCTCGCGCTGGTGCGCGTCAAGATGTTCGGCGGCACCAGCGATCCGACGCTGCAGGTGATGGCCGAGCGCCCCGACACGCGCCAGCTGACGATCGACGATTGCGCCGACCTGTCGCGCCGCATCTCGGACGTGTTCGACGCGCTGGAGGAAGCGGGCAAGGACCCGTTCGACCACGCCTATCGACTCGAGGTCAGCTCGCCCGGCATCGACCGGCCGCTCACCCGCGCCCAGGACTTCGAGGACTGGAAGACGCACGAGGCGCGGCTCAACCTGGTCGAGCCGCTCGAGGACGGGCGCAAGCAATTGACCGGCGACCTGATCGGCGCCGAAGGGGACATGATTTCGATCGATGTCCGCAAGTACAAGGTGGTCAGCGTTCCGTTCGGCGCCATCGCCGACGCCAAGCTGCTGATGACCGACAGGCTGATTGCCGCAACCGCGCCCCTCTCGTCAGCGGGAGCTGACGAGTTCCAATATCAAGCGCCCACCGAGGGCGCAGACGAATACGAAGCAGAGGAAAACGACTGA